The Urbifossiella limnaea genome has a window encoding:
- a CDS encoding serine/threonine protein kinase has translation MGFFDFLTGKGKDRGGVGGSPRKVANIAKRFELSGKTGQGSMSKVYRAYDREIGRNVCLKVLDKVKTKEFEARFPGLKKPSEGEICMALRHENIVRTYEHGLTTNGEPYIVMEWVDGYGLSYLVETRNAQLKGNRINYLSQLSDAVQYIHDSKYLHRDLCARNIMVNTEGVLKLIDFGLAIPYTPQFCAPGNRTGTKEIMAPELLARRTTDHRVDMFALGVTAYEMFTFSLPWERSMDSNEYSRRVMNTPPKNPKDVNKDLDDETAAVLLKGIAKVPTDRFGSAKAFKEALERLPRQDW, from the coding sequence GTGGGCTTCTTCGATTTTCTGACCGGCAAGGGCAAGGACAGGGGCGGGGTCGGTGGCTCGCCGCGCAAGGTGGCGAACATCGCCAAGCGCTTCGAGCTGAGCGGCAAGACCGGCCAGGGGAGCATGTCCAAGGTCTACCGGGCCTACGACCGCGAGATCGGCCGCAACGTCTGCCTCAAGGTCCTCGACAAGGTCAAGACGAAGGAGTTCGAGGCCCGCTTCCCCGGCCTGAAGAAGCCGTCCGAGGGCGAGATCTGCATGGCCCTGCGGCACGAGAACATCGTGCGCACCTACGAGCACGGGCTGACGACGAACGGCGAGCCGTACATCGTCATGGAGTGGGTGGACGGTTACGGCCTCAGCTACCTGGTCGAGACGCGGAACGCCCAGCTTAAGGGAAACCGGATCAACTACCTGTCGCAGCTGAGCGACGCCGTCCAGTACATTCACGACTCCAAGTACCTGCACCGCGACCTGTGCGCCCGCAACATCATGGTCAACACCGAGGGCGTGCTCAAGCTCATCGACTTCGGGCTCGCGATCCCGTACACGCCGCAGTTCTGCGCCCCCGGCAACCGGACCGGCACCAAGGAAATCATGGCCCCGGAGCTGCTTGCGCGGCGGACCACCGACCACCGCGTGGACATGTTCGCTCTCGGCGTCACGGCCTACGAAATGTTCACGTTCAGCCTGCCGTGGGAGCGGTCGATGGACTCGAACGAGTACTCCCGGCGGGTGATGAACACGCCGCCGAAGAACCCGAAGGACGTGAACAAGGACCTGGACGACGAGACGGCCGCCGTGTTGTTGAAGGGGATCGCCAAGGTGCCGACGGACCGGTTCGGCTCGGCGAAGGCGTTCAAGGAAGCCCTGGAACGCCTCCCGCGGCAGGACTGGTAG